In Cryptomeria japonica chromosome 10, Sugi_1.0, whole genome shotgun sequence, a genomic segment contains:
- the LOC131076873 gene encoding UDP-glycosyltransferase 85A8 codes for MAKSLHAVMVPFPVQGSINPLMQLAHLLSEKGFYITFVNTEWCQRRMLDADEQAPLGFRFLSIPDGLPAEHGRLTDLVDYLSALENLAPVLEHHLVATLSGDVPPITCIIGEGFMSCTYQLALNLRVPRVVLWTMCAALSISQFKAELLLSQGHIPVKLGEAKRPENLITCLPGNLPPLLPTDLVSFYRAESASDALVKIFLYESQVQNKGEYVLVNTMEELEGREAVAALSINGCPSVAVGPLFLPNFLAQRDVLRSTSMFAEDDSCLRWLDAQQMGSVIYVSFGSIAVKSKQQLEEIALGLENSQKPFLWVLRMDIAQGEPGDLPQGFLERIRDRGLVVRWAPQLKVLSHPSVGAFLTHSGWNSVMESISFGIPMLGWPYFLDQFLNCRFVKDVWKIGMDFEGVDVDESKFVTREEVENGVRRIMECEEARQRVLKLKEAAVKAVSPGGSSFLNLNKFIQEIAQIAKSFPH; via the exons ATGGCCAAGTCTCTGCACGCAGTCATGGTGCCATTCCCTGTACAGGGGAGCATCAATCCTCTAATGCAATTGGCCCACCTGCTCTCCGAAAAGGGTTTTTACATTACCTTCGTTAACACAGAGTGGTGTCAGCGCCGCATGCTAGATGCTGATGAACAAGCGCCTCTAGGGTTTCGATTCCTGAGCATCCCGGACGGCTTACCAGCAGAGCATGGTCGTCTTACTGATCTTGTTGATTATTTGAGCGCACTGGAAAATTTAGCCCCTGTTCTGGAGCACCATCTTGTTGCCACTCTTTCGGGAGATGTTCCTCCCATCACATGTATTATTGGTGAAGGCTTTATGTCTTGTACTTACCAGCTCGCCCTAAATCTCCGAGTGCCCAGAGTTGTACTCTGGACGATGTGCGCGGCCTTGTCTATTTCTCAGTTTAAAGCCGAATTACTTCTCTCACAGGGACACATTCCTGTGAAAT TGGGAGAAGCGAAGAGGCCCGAGAATTTGATCACCTGTTTGCCGGGGAATCTCCCACCTCTCTTGCCAACCGATCTCGTCTCCTTCTACCGCGCCGAGAGTGCCTCAGATGCTTTAGTCAAAATATTTTTGTATGAAAGCCAAGTGCAAAACAAAGGAGAATATGTGCTCGTGAACACGATGGAGGAGTTGGAAGGAAGGGAAGCAGTAGCAGCACTGTCTATAAACGGCTGTCCTTCTGTGGCAGTGGGTCCTCTGTTTCTTCCCAATTTTCTGGCTCAAAGAGATGTCCTCCGGTCTACAAGTATGTTCGCGGAGGATGATAGCTGTCTTCGATGGCTGGATGCCCAGCAGATGGGTTCTGTGATTTACGTTTCCTTTGGCAGCATCGCCGTCAAATCGAAGCAACAGCTCGAAGAGATCGCGCTAGGGTTAGAAAACAGCCAGAAGCCTTTTCTGTGGGTTTTGAGAATGGATATTGCACAAGGGGAGCCTGGTGATTTGCCCCAAGGGTTTTTAGAACGGATCAGAGATAGAGGGTTGGTTGTGAGATGGGCACCGCAGCTGAAGGTGTTGTCCCATCCTTCTGTTGGGGCATTTCTTACCCACAGCGGATGGAACTCTGTGATGGAGAGCATCAGCTTCGGAATTCCTATGCTGGGATGGCCATATTTTCTGGATCAGTTTCTCAATTGCAGATTTGTGAAGGATGTGTGGAAGATTGGAATGGACTTTGAGGGCGTTGATGTCGATGAAAGCAAGTTTGTTACGAGAGAAGAGGTGGAGAATGGAGTGAGGAGGATTATGGAATGTGAAGAGGCGAGACAACGGGTGTTGAAATTGAAGGAGGCAGCTGTTAAAGCAGTTAGTCCGGGTGGATCTTCTTTCCTCAACTTAAACAAGTTTATCCAAGAGATTGCTCAAATTGCCAAATCCTTTCCACATTGA